In the Catharus ustulatus isolate bCatUst1 chromosome 18, bCatUst1.pri.v2, whole genome shotgun sequence genome, one interval contains:
- the HPD gene encoding 4-hydroxyphenylpyruvate dioxygenase: protein MTSYTDKGEKPQRGRFIHFHSITFWVGNAKQAASYYCNKLGFEELAYRGLETGSREVVSHAVKQDKIVFVFSSALNPGNEEMGEHLVKHGDGVKDVAFEVEDCDFIVQKAKERGAVVVKEPWVEQDKFGKVKFAVIQTYGDTTHTLIENINYKGLFLPGYHPPLFKDPLLPKLPSTKLSFVDHVVGNQPDLQMVPVADWYQKNLLFHRFWSVDDKQLHTEFSALRSIVVTNYEETIKMPINEPAPGKKKSQIQEYIDYYGGAGVQHIALNTSDIISAITNLKQRGMQFMDVPSSYYQVLRERLKTAKIKVKENIDKLAELKILVDFDEKGYLLQIFTKPVQDRPTVFLEVIQRHNHQGFGAGNFKSLFEAIEMDQDARGNLTVLEPNGESRRM, encoded by the exons ATG ACATCCTACACAGACAAGGGAGAGAAG CCCCAACGAGGCCGCTTCATCCACTTCCACTCCATCACCTTCTGGGTCGGCAATGCCAAGCAG GCTGCATCCTACTACTGCAACAAGCTGGGCTTCGAGGAGCTGGCCTACCGGGGGCTGGAgactggcagcagggaggtggtGTCACATGCTGTCAAGCAGGACAAG ATCGTGTTTGTTTTCTCATCCGCTCTGAACCCAGGGAACGAGG AGATGGGGGAGCACCTGGTGAAGCACGGTGACGGCGTGAAGGACGTCGCCTTCGAAGTGGAGGACTGTGACTTCATCGTGCAG AAAGCCAAGGAGCGCGGTGCTGTGGTGGTGAAGGAGCCGTGGGTGGAGCAGGACAAATTTGGGAAGGTGAAGTTTGCAGTGATCCAGACG TACGGTGACACCACCCACACCTTGATAGAAAATATCAACTACAAGGGCCTGTTCCTCCCTGGGTATCACCCACCCCTCTTCAAGGACCCCCTGCTGCCCAAGCT ACCAAGCACCAAGCTCAGCTTTGTTGATCACGTTGTGGGGAACCAGCCTGACCTCCAGATGGTCCCAGTGGCAGACTG GTACCAGAAGAACCTGCTCTTCCACCGCTTCTGGTCAGTGGATGACAAGCAGCTGCACACCGAGTTCAGTGCCCTGCGCTCCATCGTGGTCACCAACTATGAGGAGACCATCAAGATGCCCATCAATGAGCCAGCACCTGGCAAGAAGAAATCCCAGATTCAG gaatacATCGATTACTACGGAGGGGCCGGAGTCCAGCACATTGCACTGAACACCTCCGACATCATCTCAGCT ATCACCAACCTGAAGCAGAGGGGCATGCAGTTCATGGATGTGCCCTCCAGCTACTACCAGGTGCTGCGGGAGAGGCTCAAAACTGCCAAAATCAAAGTGAAGGAGAACATTGACAAGCTGGCG gaacTGAAAATCCTGGTGGATTTTGATGAAAAAGGCTACTTGCTCCAGATCTTCACCAAACCAGTTCAAGACAGACCCACGGTCTTTCTGGAGGTGATCCAGAGGCACAACCACCAG GGCTTTGGGGCTGGCAACTTCAAGTCTCTGTTTGAAGCCATAGAAATGGACCAGGATGCCAGAGGAAACCTGACTGTCCTGGAGCCCAAcggggagagcaggaggatgtAG